From a single Oceanobacillus kimchii X50 genomic region:
- a CDS encoding LamB/YcsF family protein has protein sequence MQYQVDLNSDIGESYGAYTIGRDEEVMEFITSANIACGYHAGDHNIIHRTVEMAIDNDVAIGAHPGLQDLIGFGRRPMQISPEEVYQLTIYQIGAVQAFAQVKGYKLHHVKPHGALYNMAVKDAAIAKAIAQAVYDYNSNLILFGLANSELIRMGKEVGLHVANEVFADRTYQPDGSLTPRTSTNAMIHETEEAVKRVIRMIKENKVEAVDGTDVSIIADTICVHGDGPKSLEFSRQLSRELKNQGISIKKVGKHHG, from the coding sequence ATGCAATATCAAGTAGACTTAAACAGTGACATCGGTGAAAGTTATGGTGCTTATACAATTGGACGAGATGAAGAAGTAATGGAATTCATTACTTCAGCCAACATCGCATGTGGGTATCATGCTGGGGATCATAATATTATTCACCGCACAGTTGAGATGGCGATTGACAATGACGTAGCAATTGGTGCACACCCAGGATTACAAGACTTGATCGGATTTGGCAGAAGACCAATGCAAATTTCACCAGAAGAAGTCTATCAACTAACGATCTATCAAATTGGAGCAGTACAAGCTTTTGCGCAGGTAAAAGGATATAAACTTCACCATGTCAAACCTCATGGAGCTCTATATAATATGGCAGTAAAAGATGCAGCAATTGCTAAAGCTATTGCACAAGCAGTATATGATTATAATTCGAATTTAATTTTATTCGGACTTGCTAATTCAGAATTGATTCGAATGGGAAAAGAGGTTGGACTTCATGTTGCAAATGAAGTTTTTGCTGATCGAACTTATCAGCCAGATGGAAGCCTAACTCCTCGTACGTCAACGAATGCGATGATCCACGAGACGGAGGAAGCCGTAAAACGAGTGATACGAATGATAAAAGAAAATAAAGTTGAAGCAGTTGATGGAACAGATGTTAGTATAATTGCTGATACAATATGTGTACACGGTGATGGTCCAAAATCATTGGAGTTCTCTAGACAGTTATCACGCGAACTAAAAAACCAAGGTATATCTATTAAAAAAGTAGGAAAGCATCATGGTTAA
- a CDS encoding NRAMP family divalent metal transporter, with protein MEKNSQLMSKEEKKNRRNSLIGAAFLMATSAVGPGFLTQTAIFTETLLASFGFVILASIILDIGAQLNVWRIIAVSKKRGQEIANEVLPGLGFVVAIFVVIGGLAFNIGNIGGAGLGTNALLGIDPRLGAIITAGIAIFVFLSREAGAAMDQIVKWLGGLLILLIAYVMIVSQPPVGEAIHRSFIPLELDVYAIITVVGGTVGGYITFSGGHRLLDAGISGKESIPEVTRTSVMGILVASIIRILLFLAVLGVVSAGLRLDPVNPAASVFQHAAGEIGLRLFGLALWVAGITSVIGAAYTSVSFLRTFHKKIDEHYRYWIIGFIVFSTVVFVFIGDAALLLVLAGAVNGLILPLTLGSILFAAHKKSIVGTYKHPVWLTVFGAIVVILTTYLGIQTLITQIPQLFNM; from the coding sequence ATGGAAAAAAATTCTCAATTGATGTCAAAGGAAGAAAAAAAGAATAGAAGAAATTCCTTGATTGGCGCAGCCTTTCTAATGGCAACTTCAGCTGTTGGACCAGGTTTTTTGACACAAACTGCCATTTTTACGGAAACATTGTTAGCTAGTTTCGGGTTTGTTATTTTAGCGTCAATCATTTTAGATATAGGGGCACAATTAAACGTATGGAGAATAATTGCAGTCTCTAAAAAGCGGGGACAAGAAATTGCCAATGAAGTATTACCAGGTTTAGGATTTGTCGTAGCCATCTTTGTCGTTATCGGTGGTTTAGCATTTAATATCGGTAATATTGGTGGAGCTGGTTTAGGAACCAATGCATTGTTAGGCATTGATCCTAGACTCGGAGCGATTATAACAGCAGGTATTGCAATTTTTGTATTTTTATCTAGAGAAGCCGGTGCAGCAATGGACCAAATTGTTAAATGGCTTGGTGGATTATTAATTTTGCTGATTGCTTACGTGATGATTGTCAGTCAACCACCAGTAGGTGAAGCAATTCATCGCTCATTTATACCGCTTGAGTTAGATGTCTATGCAATTATTACCGTTGTTGGTGGAACTGTCGGTGGTTATATTACATTCTCAGGTGGACATCGGTTACTCGATGCAGGGATATCTGGTAAAGAGAGTATACCTGAAGTAACACGAACATCGGTTATGGGGATCCTTGTAGCTTCCATAATTCGGATTCTGCTGTTTTTAGCAGTTCTTGGAGTAGTTTCTGCTGGTTTACGACTCGATCCAGTGAATCCTGCTGCATCTGTATTCCAACATGCCGCAGGTGAAATAGGATTACGATTATTTGGATTAGCACTATGGGTAGCAGGTATCACCTCTGTGATTGGTGCAGCCTACACGTCTGTTTCATTCTTACGAACGTTTCATAAAAAAATTGATGAACACTACCGTTATTGGATAATTGGTTTTATCGTTTTCTCAACCGTTGTATTTGTGTTCATAGGAGATGCTGCTTTATTATTAGTACTAGCAGGTGCAGTAAATGGCTTAATTTTACCATTAACATTAGGTTCCATTCTATTTGCAGCACATAAAAAATCAATCGTGGGAACATATAAACATCCAGTTTGGTTAACTGTCTTTGGTGCTATTGTAGTTATCCTAACTACTTATTTAGGAATCCAAACTTTAATCACACAAATCCCACAACTATTTAATATGTAA
- the pxpB gene encoding 5-oxoprolinase subunit PxpB — protein sequence MFEVQPYGDRGVRVQFGKSIHKAVNNEIRDFCSVLEKSHIKGVLEWIPTYTAVTIWYDPFEFVYESLEEKILNVREKMNNADISPVRVVHIPVYYGGKKGPDLNEVAQYHGITTEEVVSLHANSDYLIYMMGFIPGFPYLGGMSEKIATPRLEKPRRSIPAGSVGIAGEQTGIYPLESPGGWRIIGQTPISLYNPEDAPPILLKAGDYIRFIPIDRKEFDEITKKVETGSFHPTIET from the coding sequence ATGTTTGAGGTTCAACCCTATGGGGATAGAGGAGTAAGAGTTCAATTTGGGAAGTCTATTCATAAAGCAGTCAATAACGAGATACGAGATTTTTGCTCTGTTTTAGAAAAATCGCATATCAAAGGCGTACTTGAATGGATTCCTACCTATACAGCAGTAACGATTTGGTATGATCCGTTTGAATTTGTTTATGAGTCATTGGAGGAAAAAATTTTAAATGTAAGAGAAAAAATGAATAATGCAGATATTTCTCCAGTTCGCGTAGTTCATATTCCTGTTTATTATGGAGGGAAGAAAGGACCGGATTTAAATGAAGTGGCACAATACCATGGAATAACTACAGAAGAAGTAGTGTCACTTCATGCTAATTCCGATTATCTTATTTATATGATGGGATTTATACCTGGTTTTCCGTATTTGGGAGGAATGTCAGAGAAAATTGCTACTCCGCGTTTAGAAAAACCAAGGAGAAGTATTCCAGCAGGTAGTGTTGGAATAGCAGGAGAGCAAACAGGAATATATCCATTGGAGTCACCAGGTGGTTGGAGAATTATTGGTCAGACTCCAATTTCTTTATATAATCCGGAGGATGCACCTCCTATATTATTAAAAGCAGGAGATTATATTCGTTTTATACCAATTGACCGTAAAGAATTCGACGAAATTACAAAAAAGGTGGAGACAGGAAGTTTTCATCCTACGATAGAGACTTAA
- a CDS encoding biotin-dependent carboxyltransferase family protein, with amino-acid sequence MVKCFEVIKPGLATSVQDLGRTGYQQYGVVVSGAMDAFALQVANVLVGNERTEAGLEIVIMGPKIKILEDIIFAIGGADLSAKLDNQPIYPWRSYKARKGQVLTFGQPVKGSYAYLAVAGGIDVPTVMGSKSTFVKAGLGGFHGRYLQKGDILKNHDSYGVNARSGRQLKYNDIPDYDNERPIRVIKGPDQQLFSSTTYDTFFASTYKMSSQSDRMGYRLEGESISHICENSADIISDAILPGTIQVPANGQPIILLADRQTTGGYARIATVISVDLPQVIQRMSGATFTFELISLAQAQRLYKSQESFLRYLAIS; translated from the coding sequence ATGGTTAAATGTTTCGAAGTGATAAAGCCTGGATTAGCTACTTCAGTACAAGACCTTGGGAGAACTGGATATCAGCAGTATGGAGTGGTTGTATCAGGAGCGATGGATGCTTTCGCGCTTCAAGTTGCCAATGTACTAGTTGGAAATGAAAGAACGGAAGCTGGCTTAGAAATCGTAATTATGGGACCAAAAATTAAAATTCTAGAAGATATTATTTTCGCAATTGGTGGAGCGGATTTATCTGCAAAGTTAGATAATCAACCGATTTATCCGTGGCGTTCTTACAAAGCTCGTAAAGGACAAGTTCTTACTTTTGGACAACCTGTAAAAGGGAGCTATGCTTATTTAGCTGTAGCAGGAGGAATTGACGTCCCAACAGTAATGGGAAGTAAATCTACTTTTGTAAAGGCTGGATTGGGTGGATTTCATGGTCGATATCTGCAAAAAGGAGATATTCTTAAGAATCATGATAGTTATGGGGTAAATGCTCGTTCTGGTAGACAATTAAAATATAATGATATTCCCGATTACGACAATGAACGACCGATTCGAGTAATTAAAGGGCCGGATCAGCAACTTTTCTCCTCAACTACGTACGATACTTTTTTTGCTTCTACATATAAAATGTCTTCACAATCAGATCGAATGGGATATCGTTTAGAAGGAGAGTCCATTTCACATATTTGTGAAAACAGTGCGGATATTATTTCAGATGCCATATTGCCAGGTACTATCCAAGTTCCAGCAAATGGGCAACCAATCATTTTATTAGCTGATCGGCAAACCACCGGAGGCTATGCCCGTATAGCCACAGTGATCTCTGTCGATTTACCACAGGTTATTCAAAGAATGAGTGGAGCTACATTTACCTTTGAATTAATTTCTTTGGCTCAAGCGCAGCGGCTCTATAAAAGTCAAGAAAGCTTTTTACGTTACTTAGCAATTTCTTAA